One genomic window of Psychrobacter cibarius includes the following:
- the ispF gene encoding 2-C-methyl-D-erythritol 2,4-cyclodiphosphate synthase, with the protein MIKIGQGIDVHAFHNNGQQQQYVVLAGVPIEHTHSLLAHSDGDVVLHALADALLGALALGDIGQHFPDTDAAHAGLDSRVLLRYVYSKVQEAGYSLGNADITVMCERPKLAPHSQAMRDNIASDLQTAVNNISVKATTTEKLGFTGRQEGIMANAVVLLVPNVVESR; encoded by the coding sequence ATGATAAAAATTGGTCAAGGTATCGACGTTCACGCTTTTCACAATAATGGTCAGCAGCAGCAATATGTGGTGCTAGCAGGTGTGCCTATTGAACACACGCACAGTTTGCTGGCACACTCTGATGGAGATGTGGTGCTGCATGCGCTTGCTGATGCACTGCTCGGCGCATTGGCGCTTGGCGATATCGGTCAGCATTTTCCTGATACAGATGCTGCCCATGCAGGGTTGGACTCGCGGGTGCTGCTACGTTATGTCTACAGTAAAGTGCAAGAGGCTGGTTATAGTCTAGGCAACGCTGATATCACTGTGATGTGTGAGCGTCCAAAGCTGGCACCGCACAGTCAAGCCATGCGTGATAATATTGCCAGTGATTTGCAGACGGCGGTCAATAATATCAGCGTTAAAGCCACTACCACTGAAAAGTTAGGCTTTACCGGTCGGCAAGAGGGTATTATGGCCAATGCCGTGGTATTATTAGTCCCTAATGTTGTCGAATCTAGATAG
- the grxD gene encoding Grx4 family monothiol glutaredoxin: MSEQTPNTAANDVEQLIRDQIRDNKVIIYMKGTPQFPQCGFSAKSIEVLTQIGRPFAFVNILENPEIRATLPEVANWPTFPQLWIDGELMGGSDIILQMYQSGELKPLVEANSPAA, translated from the coding sequence ATGAGTGAGCAAACCCCAAATACTGCTGCAAACGACGTTGAACAATTGATCCGTGATCAAATCCGTGACAATAAAGTTATTATTTATATGAAAGGCACGCCGCAATTTCCGCAGTGTGGCTTTTCTGCTAAATCGATTGAAGTTCTTACTCAAATCGGTCGCCCATTTGCGTTTGTAAATATTTTAGAAAACCCAGAAATCCGTGCGACGTTACCTGAAGTCGCCAATTGGCCGACTTTTCCACAGTTGTGGATTGACGGCGAATTGATGGGCGGATCAGACATTATTTTGCAAATGTATCAATCAGGCGAGCTTAAGCCATTGGTTGAAGCAAACAGCCCTGCTGCTTAA